Proteins encoded within one genomic window of Mycolicibacterium monacense:
- a CDS encoding amino acid ABC transporter permease: protein MSGTVLFDAPGPRARRRNVVITLITLAITALIVWVVYSRLDAKGQLTAAKWEPFLTPNLWTTYVLPGVQGTLTAAAVSIVLALILGFGLGVGRLSVITPIRWVCAVIVEFFRAVPVLIMMIFAYFLYAFYDVFPSKHLALAGVITGLTLYNGAVIAEIVRAGVKALPRGQAEAASALGLRWGQTQRSILLPQAVTSMLPVLVSQLVVVLKDTAIGYQITFVEMVRQGTVVGSSYGNYIPALMVIAVLMISVNFALSALATKLERRMRRSRRGPAPLDTEAIEQEGAPGAKVV, encoded by the coding sequence GCCGCGCGCCCGGCGACGCAACGTCGTCATCACGCTCATCACGTTGGCGATCACCGCGCTGATCGTCTGGGTGGTGTACTCGCGGCTCGACGCGAAAGGTCAGCTCACCGCGGCGAAGTGGGAGCCGTTCCTGACGCCGAACCTGTGGACCACCTACGTGCTGCCCGGCGTGCAGGGCACGTTGACCGCGGCGGCGGTGTCGATCGTGCTGGCGTTGATCCTGGGATTCGGGCTCGGAGTCGGCAGGCTGTCGGTGATCACCCCGATCCGCTGGGTGTGCGCGGTGATCGTGGAGTTCTTCCGCGCGGTCCCGGTGCTGATCATGATGATCTTCGCGTACTTCCTGTACGCGTTCTACGACGTCTTCCCCTCCAAACACCTTGCGCTGGCCGGCGTCATCACCGGCCTCACGCTCTACAACGGCGCGGTGATCGCCGAGATCGTCCGGGCCGGGGTGAAGGCGTTGCCGCGCGGTCAGGCCGAGGCCGCCTCGGCGCTGGGCCTGCGCTGGGGGCAGACCCAGCGCTCGATCCTGCTGCCGCAGGCTGTCACATCGATGTTGCCGGTCCTGGTGTCCCAACTCGTGGTGGTCCTGAAGGACACCGCGATCGGCTACCAGATCACGTTCGTCGAGATGGTGCGTCAGGGCACCGTCGTCGGCTCGTCCTACGGCAACTACATCCCCGCCCTCATGGTCATCGCCGTGTTGATGATCAGCGTGAACTTCGCGTTGTCCGCCCTGGCGACCAAACTCGAACGCCGGATGCGGCGGTCGCGGCGCGGACCGGCGCCGCTGGACACCGAGGCCATCGAGCAGGAAGGCGCGCCGGGCGCGAAGGTGGTGTAG
- a CDS encoding DUF1622 domain-containing protein, with the protein MIETVTALDILPESTLRSAVDVMVRLVEACGAVVIVVGAVIAIVKFAVTLARRDIGEFSSVRLTLGRFLALGLEFQLASDVLRTAISPSFEEIGKLAAIAAIRTAFNYFLAREIAEEQRAVEEARAARSAPDASPR; encoded by the coding sequence ATGATCGAGACCGTTACGGCGCTGGACATCCTTCCCGAGTCGACGTTGCGCAGCGCCGTCGACGTCATGGTCCGCCTGGTCGAGGCGTGCGGCGCCGTGGTGATCGTGGTCGGGGCCGTCATCGCGATCGTGAAATTCGCTGTGACGCTGGCACGCCGCGATATCGGCGAGTTCTCCTCGGTCCGGCTGACACTGGGCCGGTTCCTCGCCCTCGGTCTGGAATTCCAGCTCGCCAGCGACGTGTTGCGCACGGCGATCTCTCCGTCGTTCGAGGAGATCGGGAAGCTCGCGGCGATCGCCGCGATCCGCACCGCGTTCAACTACTTCCTCGCCCGTGAGATCGCCGAGGAGCAGCGCGCGGTCGAGGAGGCCCGGGCCGCGCGGTCGGCGCCCGATGCGTCCCCGCGATGA
- a CDS encoding TIGR03086 family metal-binding protein, with product MLTNIDVRPYHRTAVETSVRIVSTVTPADLGRPTPCAGWDLGDLLVHMTVQHRGFAAAARGRGADHGVWDPATVADAVRSRPADSYRAAAEDVVAAFAADDVLDAPFALPEFGSDATFPGAMAIQFHFVDYVVHGWDVARASGLSFDIPADVVSAAAPIAFAVPDGEIRGADNSPFAPALPASQGGNELDRMLRHLGRSPDWRP from the coding sequence ATGCTTACAAATATCGACGTACGCCCCTATCACCGCACCGCTGTCGAGACCTCGGTGCGGATCGTCTCGACCGTCACCCCGGCCGATCTCGGCCGGCCGACCCCGTGCGCGGGCTGGGATCTGGGCGACCTGCTCGTACACATGACCGTGCAGCACCGCGGGTTTGCGGCGGCCGCGCGTGGCCGCGGTGCCGACCACGGCGTGTGGGATCCCGCCACCGTCGCCGACGCCGTGCGATCGCGGCCTGCCGACAGCTATCGGGCCGCCGCCGAGGACGTGGTGGCGGCCTTCGCGGCCGACGACGTGCTCGACGCACCGTTCGCGCTACCCGAATTCGGTTCCGACGCAACGTTCCCGGGGGCGATGGCGATCCAGTTCCACTTCGTGGACTACGTCGTACACGGCTGGGACGTCGCACGTGCGTCGGGGTTGTCGTTCGACATCCCGGCCGACGTGGTGAGCGCGGCCGCGCCGATCGCCTTCGCCGTGCCCGACGGCGAGATCCGCGGTGCGGACAACTCGCCGTTCGCGCCGGCACTGCCCGCCTCGCAGGGCGGGAACGAACTCGACCGGATGCTGCGTCACCTCGGCAGGTCGCCGGACTGGCGGCCGTGA
- a CDS encoding MarR family winged helix-turn-helix transcriptional regulator — MTSRRKRPDLAAMLAPLLRDLAAAEVPILEEHGLTMWGYSVLVALDRSPMRTQAALAEAINADKTRIIPTLDDLQSRGYIERHPAPDDRRVRLLAITEAGRAVKDAAQDDIQRGENRWLSRLSAADRATFVRLLQQLTDDWR; from the coding sequence ATGACATCGCGGCGCAAGCGTCCCGACCTCGCGGCGATGCTGGCGCCACTGCTCCGCGACCTGGCCGCCGCCGAGGTGCCGATACTCGAAGAGCATGGCCTGACGATGTGGGGTTACAGCGTGCTGGTGGCGCTCGACCGCTCACCGATGCGCACGCAGGCCGCGCTGGCCGAGGCGATCAACGCGGACAAGACCCGCATCATCCCGACCCTCGACGACCTACAGAGCCGGGGCTACATCGAGCGTCACCCCGCGCCCGACGACCGCCGGGTGCGCCTGCTGGCGATCACCGAGGCCGGCCGCGCCGTGAAGGATGCCGCGCAGGACGACATTCAGCGCGGCGAGAACCGCTGGCTGTCGAGGCTGTCGGCCGCGGACCGCGCCACGTTCGTTCGGCTGCTGCAACAGCTCACCGATGACTGGCGCTGA
- the recX gene encoding recombination regulator RecX, which translates to MTSFPHPSTSESGPDPDSEPNREEQAHAYCLRLLTARARTRAELSGKLTQRGYDEPVVARVLDRLVEVGLVDDEDFAEQWVRSRHLYAGKGKRALAAELRRKGVDDEVISSSLADIDAGAERDRAERLVRDRLRREKLDDEPGSDLKVKRRMAGMLARRGYSQSMALDVVTVELAGERERRRV; encoded by the coding sequence ATGACGTCCTTCCCGCACCCGTCGACTTCTGAGTCCGGTCCCGACCCCGACTCCGAGCCGAACCGCGAGGAGCAGGCGCACGCCTACTGTCTGCGCCTGCTCACCGCGCGGGCCCGCACTCGCGCGGAGTTGTCAGGCAAGCTGACACAGCGCGGCTACGACGAACCCGTCGTGGCCCGGGTGCTCGACCGGTTGGTCGAGGTCGGGCTCGTCGACGACGAGGACTTCGCCGAGCAGTGGGTGCGGTCGCGCCACCTGTACGCCGGAAAAGGCAAGCGCGCGTTGGCCGCTGAGCTGCGCCGCAAGGGTGTCGACGACGAGGTGATCAGTTCGTCGCTCGCCGACATCGATGCCGGGGCCGAACGCGACCGGGCCGAGCGATTGGTCCGCGACCGGCTGCGCCGCGAGAAACTCGACGACGAACCGGGTTCGGACCTCAAGGTCAAGCGGCGGATGGCCGGCATGCTGGCCCGCCGCGGCTACAGCCAGTCGATGGCGCTCGACGTGGTCACCGTCGAGCTCGCCGGCGAGCGGGAGCGGCGCCGGGTCTGA
- the recA gene encoding recombinase RecA — MAPQAPDREKALELALAQIEKSHGKGSVMRLGDEVRAPISVIPTGSIALDVALGIGGLPRGRVIEIYGPESSGKTTVALHAVANAQAAGGIAAFIDAEHALDPDYAKKLGVDTDSLLVSQPDTGEQALEIADMLIRSGALDILVIDSVAALVPRAEIEGEMGDSHVGLQARLMSQALRKITGALSNSGTTAIFINQLREKIGVMFGSPETTTGGKALKFYASVRMDVRRIETLKDGTDAVGNRTRVKIVKNKVSPPFKQAEFDILYGKGISKEGSLIDMGVEHGFIRKSGSWFTYEGEQLGQGKENARKFLLENGDVANEIEKKIKEKLNIGAVVTADDVLPAPVDF; from the coding sequence ATGGCACCGCAGGCACCCGATCGCGAGAAGGCCCTCGAACTGGCGCTCGCGCAGATCGAGAAGAGTCACGGTAAAGGCTCGGTGATGCGGCTCGGCGACGAGGTCCGCGCGCCGATCTCGGTCATCCCGACCGGCTCCATCGCCCTGGACGTGGCGCTGGGCATCGGCGGCCTGCCGCGCGGCCGCGTCATCGAGATCTACGGTCCGGAGTCCTCCGGTAAGACCACCGTCGCATTGCACGCGGTGGCCAACGCCCAGGCCGCCGGCGGCATCGCGGCGTTCATCGACGCCGAGCACGCGCTGGATCCCGACTACGCCAAGAAGCTCGGGGTGGACACCGACTCGCTGCTGGTCTCCCAGCCCGACACCGGTGAGCAGGCTCTCGAGATCGCCGACATGCTGATCCGCTCCGGTGCGCTGGACATCCTGGTCATCGACTCGGTCGCCGCACTGGTGCCCCGCGCCGAGATCGAGGGTGAGATGGGCGACAGTCACGTCGGTCTGCAGGCCCGGTTGATGAGCCAGGCGCTGCGCAAGATCACCGGCGCGCTGAGCAATTCGGGCACCACCGCGATCTTCATCAACCAGCTCCGCGAGAAGATCGGCGTGATGTTCGGCTCGCCCGAGACCACCACGGGCGGTAAGGCGCTGAAGTTCTATGCCTCGGTCCGCATGGATGTCCGCCGCATCGAGACCCTCAAGGACGGCACCGATGCGGTGGGTAACCGCACCCGGGTCAAGATCGTCAAGAACAAGGTGTCGCCGCCGTTCAAGCAGGCCGAATTCGACATCCTCTACGGCAAGGGCATCAGCAAGGAAGGCTCGCTCATCGACATGGGCGTGGAGCACGGCTTCATCCGCAAGTCCGGTTCCTGGTTCACCTACGAGGGGGAGCAGTTGGGCCAGGGCAAGGAGAACGCCCGTAAGTTCCTGCTGGAGAACGGCGATGTGGCCAACGAGATCGAGAAGAAGATCAAAGAGAAGCTCAACATCGGTGCCGTGGTGACCGCTGATGACGTCCTTCCCGCACCCGTCGACTTCTGA
- a CDS encoding hydrogenase maturation nickel metallochaperone HypA/HybF, with protein sequence MHEMAITQSVVDAVCDHAAGRRVHSVRLEVGALCAVVPDAMRFCFELATEGTAADGARLDLDVRPGLARCRTCDTDFELTDLILLCPCGSADVEVRAGRDLRILSMEVS encoded by the coding sequence ATGCACGAGATGGCGATCACCCAGAGCGTTGTCGACGCGGTCTGTGACCACGCCGCCGGCCGACGCGTGCACAGCGTCCGGCTCGAGGTGGGCGCACTGTGCGCCGTGGTGCCCGATGCGATGCGGTTCTGCTTCGAGCTGGCCACCGAGGGCACCGCCGCCGACGGCGCCCGCCTCGACCTCGATGTGCGGCCGGGACTCGCGCGCTGCCGCACCTGTGACACCGACTTCGAACTGACCGACCTGATCCTGCTGTGCCCGTGCGGCAGCGCCGACGTGGAAGTGCGCGCCGGACGCGACCTGCGGATCCTCTCGATGGAAGTGAGCTGA
- the hypB gene encoding hydrogenase nickel incorporation protein HypB → MCATCGCGGDDAVITLGHDHPHPHQHDHPHQHDHDHDHPHTETVTLEQKVLARNDDIAAHNRRWLAERDILALNVTSSPGAGKTTLLERTIRELGAHRPIAVIEGDQETALDADRIRAAGARAVQVNTGAGCHLDALMVRRALEALDPDPGTLLFIENVGNLVCPALFDLGEHGKVVIISVTEGTDKPLKYPHMFAAAGLIIVNKTDLLPYVEFDVDACTRYAQSLNPGVGVLPVSATTGRGLEQWYGWIEFLANPSKNPIMS, encoded by the coding sequence ATGTGCGCAACCTGTGGCTGCGGCGGCGACGACGCGGTGATCACCCTGGGCCACGATCACCCGCACCCGCACCAGCACGACCACCCGCACCAGCACGACCATGATCACGACCACCCCCACACCGAGACGGTGACCCTGGAACAGAAGGTGCTCGCGCGCAACGACGACATCGCCGCGCACAATCGCCGCTGGCTCGCCGAGCGCGACATCCTCGCGCTCAACGTCACCAGTTCCCCGGGGGCGGGCAAGACCACCCTGCTGGAACGGACCATCCGCGAACTCGGTGCGCACCGCCCCATCGCCGTGATCGAGGGTGACCAGGAGACGGCGCTCGACGCCGATCGCATCCGGGCGGCAGGCGCCCGGGCCGTGCAGGTCAACACCGGCGCCGGGTGCCACCTCGACGCGCTGATGGTGCGCCGCGCCCTCGAGGCGCTCGACCCCGACCCCGGCACGCTGCTGTTCATCGAGAACGTCGGCAACCTCGTCTGCCCCGCGCTGTTCGACCTCGGTGAGCACGGCAAGGTGGTCATCATCTCGGTCACCGAGGGCACCGACAAACCGTTGAAGTACCCGCACATGTTTGCCGCCGCCGGCTTGATCATCGTCAACAAGACCGATCTGTTGCCGTACGTGGAGTTCGACGTCGACGCGTGCACCCGCTACGCCCAATCGCTGAACCCGGGCGTCGGCGTGCTGCCGGTGTCGGCCACCACGGGCCGAGGTCTCGAGCAGTGGTACGGGTGGATCGAATTCCTGGCAAACCCGTCCAAGAACCCGATCATGTCGTGA
- a CDS encoding NADH-quinone oxidoreductase subunit B family protein — MPTEAAVKAEEALIHVLWINAGLSCDGDSVALTAATQPSIEEIALGALPGLPKIAVHWPLIDFECGPNGGADDFLEWFFRADRGELEPFVLVVEGSIPNEAIKDEGYWCGFGNNPATGQPMTTSEWLDRLTPKATAVVAVGTCATYGGIHAMAGNPTGAMGVPDYLGWDWKSKAGIPIVCVPGCPIHPDNLAETLTYLLYMATDQAPMIPLDDALRPQWLFGQSVHEGCDRAGYYEQGDFATEYGSPKCIVKLGCWGPVVKCNVPKRGWINGVGGCPNVGGICIGCTMPGFPDKFMPFMDEPPGGKVSTTASTLYGSVIRSLRHVTGRTVDKEPKWRHPGTKLETGATRTW, encoded by the coding sequence ATGCCGACTGAGGCAGCAGTCAAAGCGGAAGAGGCGCTGATCCATGTTCTCTGGATCAATGCCGGATTGAGTTGCGACGGTGATTCTGTGGCGCTGACTGCCGCCACCCAGCCCAGTATCGAGGAGATCGCGCTCGGCGCCCTCCCCGGACTGCCCAAGATCGCCGTTCACTGGCCCCTGATCGATTTCGAATGCGGACCGAACGGGGGCGCCGACGACTTCCTCGAATGGTTCTTCAGAGCGGACAGAGGCGAATTGGAACCGTTCGTGTTGGTCGTCGAGGGATCCATCCCGAACGAGGCGATCAAGGACGAGGGATATTGGTGCGGGTTCGGTAACAACCCGGCCACCGGCCAACCGATGACCACCAGCGAGTGGCTCGACCGGTTGACGCCCAAGGCGACCGCAGTGGTCGCGGTGGGCACCTGCGCGACCTACGGCGGCATCCACGCCATGGCGGGTAATCCCACCGGAGCCATGGGTGTGCCCGACTATCTCGGCTGGGACTGGAAGAGCAAGGCGGGCATACCGATCGTCTGCGTTCCGGGGTGCCCGATACATCCGGACAACCTGGCCGAGACGCTCACCTACCTGCTCTACATGGCCACCGATCAGGCGCCGATGATCCCGTTGGACGATGCTCTGCGGCCGCAGTGGCTTTTCGGTCAGTCAGTACACGAGGGGTGTGACCGCGCCGGCTACTACGAGCAGGGTGATTTCGCCACCGAGTACGGGTCGCCGAAATGCATTGTGAAGCTGGGCTGTTGGGGCCCGGTGGTGAAATGCAACGTGCCCAAGCGAGGATGGATCAACGGTGTCGGGGGGTGCCCCAACGTCGGCGGCATCTGCATCGGATGCACCATGCCCGGCTTCCCGGACAAGTTCATGCCGTTCATGGACGAACCACCGGGCGGCAAGGTCTCGACCACCGCATCCACCCTGTACGGATCGGTCATCCGCAGCCTGCGCCACGTCACCGGCCGCACCGTCGACAAAGAACCGAAGTGGCGCCACCCCGGAACGAAACTCGAGACGGGCGCGACGCGCACCTGGTAG